CCAATGCGCTGCGTATGTTCGCCGCACTGTCGTTGCGCCGGTCGGACGATATTTCGCTGGTGTTCGGCGATGAGTCCAGTATCACCCGCGTGCCGTTCAACGGTGGGTTCGCGCAGTTCGAACGCACGCTGGACAAGGCGCTTGACCGTGATTGGGATCATCACCGTAATATCGACGCGCTGCTGGAATATGCGCGCCGTATCAAGGATCGCGAGGCATTGATCGTATTGGCCACCGATGAGCATGCGATGGAGGAGCGGCATATCACCACGATCCGTCGTATTACCCGCACCCATCCGATGGTGCTGATCGATGTGGCGACGATGAATCCGTTCAAGGCCGTCTCATCCCGCCACGCTCCCACCGACGGCTTGAGTGCACGGCGTGTGCCGGCATTCCTGCGCAACGCCAAGGCAGCGGCCGAGGTCGATACTCATCGCGCGTATATGGCCGCGGCTTTGGAACAGGAGCTCACCCGTGCCGGTTCCCATATCATTCGATCCGCATCCAGCGAATCCATGTTCGATCGTTTCGTCGCCCTGGTGTCCCGGGCATTGGCCCGCACCACACGCAATAGACTGGGTACTGCACCCGAACTGGTCGGACTGACTTTGGCTGGTGATCTATGATGCACAGCATGTTCCCCATCATCCCGCTCGCCACTGATCCCGGCGATCTCAGGCCCGTGGAGTCGTTGGCCTTGACCACTCCCCTGGTGGTGGCCATCATCGCATGCCTGTTGCTGGCGGTAGGTCTGATCGCGTTGATCATCATGCTGTCTCGCCCCGCACGCAAACCTCGGAACAGCGACCGCGCGCGTGGCGCTCATAGCAATGCCAGCTCCAAGGCCGAGTGGCGTGCCCGCATCGACGATGTGGTGGCCCGTCATGAATCCGGAGCACTGCCCCGGCATGAGGCTTTCGTCGAATTGTCCGTCATCGCCCGTGATTTCGCCGGTGCCGCATCAGGCAAGGAGCTTAGTTCCAGTACGCTGACCGATTTGGCGTACCTGAATCGCACGCCCGCGAATCGCCAAGGATTGGACGCATTGAAGCAGACCATTGGCGCGTTGTATCCACCGGAATTTGCCGATGATGCCCGCAACCGAATCGCCCAGACGACCAGCGTGCAGCAGGCCGCCGAGTGGGTGGCGAATCTGGTGGAAAGGTGGCGTTCATGATGCTGGCATGGCATTGGCCTTGGGCCGCTCTGGCCGGCGTCTTGGCGACGCTGGCGATTATCGTGCTGATTGTCGTGTTCGCCCGCCGTAACGCCGCCGACGACACCCCTGTATTCTCGATGGACGACGATCTCAATACCGAGCACGCTTCCCGCCTGTTCCGTCAATGGCGCGCTTTGGGCCGTCTCGCCATCAGCGTGCTGGTGCTTGCGCTGGCGCTGGCCATTGTGCTGGTGGCTCGCCCCAGCCAAGTGGATGCCGGTGACGAACGCGCTTCCAGCCGAGATATCGTCCTGTGTCTGGATGTGTCGGGGTCCACGCTCCCCTATGATCGCGAGGTCATCGACACCTATTTGGAACTGGTCAAGCATTTCGAGGGGGAACGTATCGGTTTGAGTATCTTCAACTCGACCTCACGCACGGTGTTCCCGCTGACCGACGACTACGAACTGGTCACCAAACAGTTGACCTCCGCCAGCAAGGCGCTGAAAGGCGTCGAGTCGCAGGATGACATCGATAAGATGTCCGATGCCGAATATCAGGACATCGCCAATTGGCTCGAAGGCACGCAGAACCGCAAGGACGCCACCTCCTTGATTGGCGACGGCGTGGTGTCTTGCGCGGCGATGCTCCCCGGTTTCGCTTATGGCGAAGCCAATCATGCGAATGCCGACCGTCAGCGTGCGGCATCCATCGTGCTGGCCACCGACAACGTCGTGTCGGGCAAGCCCACCTATTCGCTGACCGAAGCGTTGGATTTGACCCAGCAGACCAAAATCACCGTGGACGGCCTGTATTCCGGGCCGAAAGCCAGTGAATCGGACCAAACCACAACGGATATGAAGTCCGCGATCGAGTCGCATGGAGGCATCTTCCTCACCCAATCGAATGGCGCGTCGATAGATGAGCTGGTACGGGATATTCAGTCGCGTAGAGATACGGATGTGGAGAACAAGGCGAAATCCTCGATGGTGGACGCTCCCGGTCTGTGGACGCTTGCTCTGGCCGTGATACTCATTATCTGGATCGTATGTGCATGGAGGTTGAGGCGATGAACGGATTCACCTTCTCCCCCGCCTTGGGCTGGGTCGCCGGCGGACTGCTGGCGGCCGGGCTCGCCGTACTGGCCATTCTCGAAATCGCATTATTTGTTCGTCGCCGTGCTTCCAGTGACGAGACCGTGTGGGCTTGCATACGACGTA
This DNA window, taken from Bifidobacterium longum subsp. longum JCM 1217, encodes the following:
- a CDS encoding vWA domain-containing protein, whose translation is MMLAWHWPWAALAGVLATLAIIVLIVVFARRNAADDTPVFSMDDDLNTEHASRLFRQWRALGRLAISVLVLALALAIVLVARPSQVDAGDERASSRDIVLCLDVSGSTLPYDREVIDTYLELVKHFEGERIGLSIFNSTSRTVFPLTDDYELVTKQLTSASKALKGVESQDDIDKMSDAEYQDIANWLEGTQNRKDATSLIGDGVVSCAAMLPGFAYGEANHANADRQRAASIVLATDNVVSGKPTYSLTEALDLTQQTKITVDGLYSGPKASESDQTTTDMKSAIESHGGIFLTQSNGASIDELVRDIQSRRDTDVENKAKSSMVDAPGLWTLALAVILIIWIVCAWRLRR
- a CDS encoding DUF58 domain-containing protein → MSSDSVRKKIEALGTQLSLPTVRKALGALEGEHASGRRGGSGDAMDVHAYEPGDESRLIDWKTSARQGRPMVVERERLSTSRVWLLMDVGLEMTGVCPSGERAWQVAANALRMFAALSLRRSDDISLVFGDESSITRVPFNGGFAQFERTLDKALDRDWDHHRNIDALLEYARRIKDREALIVLATDEHAMEERHITTIRRITRTHPMVLIDVATMNPFKAVSSRHAPTDGLSARRVPAFLRNAKAAAEVDTHRAYMAAALEQELTRAGSHIIRSASSESMFDRFVALVSRALARTTRNRLGTAPELVGLTLAGDL